One segment of Prionailurus bengalensis isolate Pbe53 chromosome E3, Fcat_Pben_1.1_paternal_pri, whole genome shotgun sequence DNA contains the following:
- the LOC122471178 gene encoding cytochrome c oxidase subunit 6b-1-like, with translation MEAWTQMTAAEVKKRADLENARNLATDEIPVRGQTRAKQTEKQQVNHSLWQVLGREQSALGGDTLTRVVSTRRRPLKIEEEVFAEGHADLRGASGVSLGLSTTAEDIKTKVKNDQTAPFDSRFPNRSQTRNSWQNYLDFHRCEKAMTAKGGEVSVCEWYRRVYKSLCPMSWVAAWDDRRAEGTFPGKI, from the exons ATGGAGGCTTGGACTCAGATGACAGCAGCAGAAGTCAAGAAACGGGCAGATTTGGAAAACGCACGGAACTTGGCGACCGATGAGAT TCCCGTGCGGGGACAGACAAGAGCCAAGCAGACAGAAAAGCAGCAAGTGAATCACAGTCTGTGGCAGGTACTGGGAAGGGAACAGAGCGCGCTGGGAGGAGACACTTTAACAAGGGTGGTTTCCACGAGGAGACGGCCGTTGAAGATTGAAGAGGAGGTCTTTGCTGAGGGTCACGCTGACCTGCGAGGCGCTTCGGGGGTGTCTTTAGGACTCAGCACCACGGCAGAAGACATCAAGACCAAAGTCAAGAACGACCAGACTGCCCCTTTTGACAGCCGCTTCCCCAACCGGAGCCAGACCCGGAACTCCTGGCAAAACTACCTAGACTTCCACCGCTGTGAGAAGGCGATGACTGCTAAAGGGGGTGAGGTCTCCGTGTGCGAATGGTACCGGCGTGTGTACAAGTCCCTCTGCCCCATGTCCTGGGTGGCAGCCTGGGACGACCGCCGGGCGGAAGGCACGTTTCCCGGGAAGATCTGA
- the ZNF213 gene encoding zinc finger protein 213, producing the protein MAAPPEPQDEAPGEGEGLLIVKVEDSSWEQDSAPQEDSRDSEACRQRFRHFCYRDVGGPHEAFSQLWELCCRWLRPELHTKEQILELLVLEQFLSVLPGGVQDWVRERCPGSGEEAVALVEVLQKQPAKAWPQEVPSEEVEPEATVQGPPAKGLPVKVGARSWPPVLWEQHSHGAQLPGLKEGSSGENTGTSFASDVHGPVTFGDVPFYFSREEWGSLDPAQRDLFWDIKRENSRNVALALVPEPRGTEEAAPSRLAGLGPESQSEQSRLEEAATALRGQAGGGGGRGGDVTVSWSPEEAETWRGEARPGAPLGRAAGARRGRPPTRRRQFRDLAAEKPHSCGQCGKRFRWGSDLARHQRTHTGEKPHKCQECEKSFRSSSDLVRHQGVHTGQKPFSCAQCGKSFSRSAYLADHQRIHTGEKPFGCSDCGKSFSLRSYLLDHRRVHTGERPFGCGECDKSFKQRAHLIAHQSLHAKMAQPVG; encoded by the exons ATGGCAGCACCCCCAGAGCCTCAGGATGAGGCtcctggggagggagaagggctgcTGATCGTAAAGGTAGAAGATTCCTCGTGGGAGCAGGACTCCGCCCCGCAAGAAGACAGCAGGGATTCTGAGGCCTGCCGCCAGCGCTTTCGGCATTTTTGCTACAGGGACGTGGGGGGGCCCCACGAGGCCTTCAGCCAGCTCTGGGAGCTCTGCTGCCGCTGGCTGCGGCCCGAGCTGCACACCAAGGAGCAGATCCTGGAGCTGCTGGTGCTGGAGCAGTTCCTGAGCGTGCTGCCCGGAGGCGTCCAGGACTGGGTGCGCGAGCGGTGTCCCGGCAGTGGGGAGGAGGCCGTCGCCTTGGTGGAGGTCCTGCAGAAGCAGCCGGCGAAAGCGTGGCCACAG GAAGTGCCCTCAGAGGAGGTGGAACCCGAGGCCACAGTCCAGGGACCCCCGGCCAAGGGGCTTCCCGTGAAAGTGGGGGCACGAAGCTGGCCACCTGTACTCTGGGAGCAGCACAGCCATGGCG CCCAGCTGCCTGGTCTTAAAGAGGGGAGTAGCGGAGAGAACACCGGCACCAGCTTTGCCTCTGATGTCCAC GGACCTGTGACGTTTGGAGACGTTCCCTTCTATTTCTCCCGGGAAGAATGGGGGTCCTTGGACCCTGCTCAGAGGGATCTCTTCTGGGACATAAAGCGGGAAAACTCCCGGAATGTTGCCCTGG CTCTGGTCCCAGAACCCAGAGGAACCGAAGAGGCCGCCCCCTCTCGGCTTGCAGGCTTGGGGCCCGAGAGCCAGAGCGAGCAGTCGCGGCTGGAGGAGGCCGCCACGGCGCTCCGGGGCCAGGCCGGCGGTGGCGGGGGCCGTGGCGGCGACGTGACTGTGTCCTGGAGCCCCGAGGAGGCCGAGACGTGGCGGGGCGAGGCCCGGCCGGGGGCGCCCCTGGGGCGGGCCGCGGGGGCGCGGAGGGGACGGCCGCCCACGCGCCGGCGGCAGTTCCGGGACCTGGCAGCCGAGAAGCCGCACAGCTGCGGCCAGTGCGGCAAGCGCTTCCGCTGGGGCTCGGACCTGGCGCGCCACCAGCGCACGCACACGGGCGAGAAGCCGCACAAGTGCCAGGAGTGCGAGAAGAGCTTCCGCAGCTCCTCGGACCTGGTGCGCCACCAGGGCGTGCACACGGGCCAGAAGCCCTTCTCCTGCGCCCAGTGCGGCAAGAGCTTCAGCCGCAGCGCCTACCTGGCCGACCACCAGCGCATCCACACCGGCGAGAAGCCCTTCGGCTGCAGTGACTGCGGCAAGAGCTTCTCGCTGCGCTCCTACCTGCTGGACCACCGGCGCGTGCACACGGGCGAGCGGCCCTTCGGCTGCGGCGAGTGCGACAAGAGCTTCAAGCAGCGCGCCCACCTCATCGCCCACCAGAGCCTGCACGCCAAGATGGCCCAGCCCGTGGGCTGA
- the ZNF205 gene encoding zinc finger protein 205 isoform X1, whose product MSADSRAAQATQDKERAREVPGHGHPRQEMLSESEETVPLGAAQESPHIKTEPEEPQPEGASQGAGARGEQGWVSLSQGSKDKALFLPGGALPSPQIPVLSREGRTRDRQMAAALLTAWSQMPVTFEDVALYLSREEWGRLDHAQQNFYRDVLQKRNGLSLGFPFSRPFWASQGQGKGEASGSCRQMGEEEKTGAIEVGKEEPAPSPAALRDAKSFRSRVGRAQANGLPRGQQVASGQSSGAARDDAQPGPPDERPAKPAPPDASLAKAPEGRLPEKPREGRTATPEGSEEGLAPDGDAGKKTYTCEQCGKGFSWHSHLVTHRRTHTGEKPYACTDCGKRFGRSSHLIQHQIIHTGEKPYTCPSCWKSFSHHSTLIQHQRIHTGEKPYVCDRCAKRFTRRSDLVTHQGTHTGAKPHKCPICGKCFTQSSALVTHQRTHTGVKPYPCPECGKCFSQRSNLIAHNRTHTGEKPYHCLDCGKSFSHSSHLTAHQRTHRGVRPYSCPLCGKSFSRRSNLHRHEKIHTTGPKALAVLMLGAAGALAAPPPAPT is encoded by the exons ATGTCTGCAGACAGCAGAGCCGCCCAGGCTACCCAGGACAAGGAGAGAGCCCGAGAG GTTCCAGGTCATGGGCATCCTCGTCAAGAAATGCTTTCTGAGTCAGAGGAGACGGTGCCTTTGGGAGCTGCTCAGGAGTCTCCCCACATCAAGACGGAGCCGGAAGAGCCACAGCCTGAGGGGGCATCGCAGGGGGCCGGGGCCCGAGGAGAGCAGGGCTGGGTGTCCCTAAGCCAGGGCTCTAAGGACAAAGCTCTTTTCCTGCCCGGAGGAG ccctcccctccccccagatcCCTGTGCTCTCTCGTGAGGGGAGGACCAGAGACCGGCAGATGGCTGCGGCGCTCCTCACCGCCTGGTCCCAG ATGCCGGTGACCTTCGAGGACGTGGCCCTGTACCTCTCCCGGGAAGAGTGGGGGCGGCTGGACCACGCGCAGCAAAACTTCTACAGGGACGTCCTGCAGAAGAGGAATGGGCTGTCCTTGG GGTTTCCCTTCAGCAGACCTTTCTGGGCCTCCCAAGGACAGGGCAAGGGTGAGGCCTCGGGCTCCTGCCGGCagatgggagaggaggagaagacaG GAGCCattgaggtggggaaggaggagccGGCCCCATCCCCGGCAGCCCTCCGGGACGCGAAGTCCTTCCGAAGCAGGGTGGGGAGAGCGCAGGCGAACGGCCTGCCGCGCGGGCAGCAGGTGGCCAGCGGCCAGAGCTCAGGGGCAGCCAGAGACGATGCGCAGCCGGGCCCCCCAGACGAGAGGCCGGCGAAACCGGCCCCGCCCGATGCCAGCCTGGCGAAAGCCCCGGAGGGCCGCCTCCCAGAGAAACCCAGAGAGGGGCGGACGGCCACCCCCGAGGGCAGCGAGGAGGGCCTGGCCCCCGACGGGGACGCGGGCAAGAAGACGTACACGTGCGAGCAGTGCGGCAAGGGCTTCAGCTGGCACTCGCACCTGGTGACACACCGGCGCACgcacacgggcgagaagccctACGCCTGCACGGACTGCGGCAAGCGCTTCGGCCGCAGCTCGCACCTCATCCAGCACCAGATCATCCACACGGGCGAAAAGCCCTACACCTGCCCGTCCTGCTGGAAGAGCTTCAGCCACCACTCGACGCTCATCCAGCACCAGCGCATCCACACAGGCGAGAAGCCCTACGTGTGCGACCGCTGCGCCAAGCGCTTCACCCGCCGCTCGGACCTGGTCACCCACCAGGGCACCCACACGGGCGCCAAGCCCCACAAGTGCCCCATCTGCGGCAAGTGCTTCACGCAGAGCTCGGCCCTGGTCACCCACCAGCGCACGCACACCGGGGTCAAGCCCTACCCGTGCCCCGAGTGCGGCAAGTGCTTCAGCCAGCGCTCCAACCTCATCGCGCACAACCGCACgcacacgggcgagaagccctACCACTGCCTCGACTGCGGCAAGAGCTTCAGCCACAGCTCGCACCTCACCGCCCACCAGCGCACCCACCGCGGCGTCCGGCCCTACTCCTGCCCGCTCTGTGGCAAGAGCTTCAGCCGCCGCTCCAACCTGCACCGGCACGAGAAGATCCACACCACGGGGCCCAAGGCCCTGGCCGTGCTGAtgctgggggcggcgggggcccTGGCGGCACCCCCGCCGGCTCCCACTtag
- the ZNF205 gene encoding zinc finger protein 205 isoform X2, giving the protein MKEEPSTQLWEVPGHGHPRQEMLSESEETVPLGAAQESPHIKTEPEEPQPEGASQGAGARGEQGWVSLSQGSKDKALFLPGGALPSPQIPVLSREGRTRDRQMAAALLTAWSQMPVTFEDVALYLSREEWGRLDHAQQNFYRDVLQKRNGLSLGFPFSRPFWASQGQGKGEASGSCRQMGEEEKTGAIEVGKEEPAPSPAALRDAKSFRSRVGRAQANGLPRGQQVASGQSSGAARDDAQPGPPDERPAKPAPPDASLAKAPEGRLPEKPREGRTATPEGSEEGLAPDGDAGKKTYTCEQCGKGFSWHSHLVTHRRTHTGEKPYACTDCGKRFGRSSHLIQHQIIHTGEKPYTCPSCWKSFSHHSTLIQHQRIHTGEKPYVCDRCAKRFTRRSDLVTHQGTHTGAKPHKCPICGKCFTQSSALVTHQRTHTGVKPYPCPECGKCFSQRSNLIAHNRTHTGEKPYHCLDCGKSFSHSSHLTAHQRTHRGVRPYSCPLCGKSFSRRSNLHRHEKIHTTGPKALAVLMLGAAGALAAPPPAPT; this is encoded by the exons ATGAAAGAGGAACCATCCACACAGCTGTGGGAG GTTCCAGGTCATGGGCATCCTCGTCAAGAAATGCTTTCTGAGTCAGAGGAGACGGTGCCTTTGGGAGCTGCTCAGGAGTCTCCCCACATCAAGACGGAGCCGGAAGAGCCACAGCCTGAGGGGGCATCGCAGGGGGCCGGGGCCCGAGGAGAGCAGGGCTGGGTGTCCCTAAGCCAGGGCTCTAAGGACAAAGCTCTTTTCCTGCCCGGAGGAG ccctcccctccccccagatcCCTGTGCTCTCTCGTGAGGGGAGGACCAGAGACCGGCAGATGGCTGCGGCGCTCCTCACCGCCTGGTCCCAG ATGCCGGTGACCTTCGAGGACGTGGCCCTGTACCTCTCCCGGGAAGAGTGGGGGCGGCTGGACCACGCGCAGCAAAACTTCTACAGGGACGTCCTGCAGAAGAGGAATGGGCTGTCCTTGG GGTTTCCCTTCAGCAGACCTTTCTGGGCCTCCCAAGGACAGGGCAAGGGTGAGGCCTCGGGCTCCTGCCGGCagatgggagaggaggagaagacaG GAGCCattgaggtggggaaggaggagccGGCCCCATCCCCGGCAGCCCTCCGGGACGCGAAGTCCTTCCGAAGCAGGGTGGGGAGAGCGCAGGCGAACGGCCTGCCGCGCGGGCAGCAGGTGGCCAGCGGCCAGAGCTCAGGGGCAGCCAGAGACGATGCGCAGCCGGGCCCCCCAGACGAGAGGCCGGCGAAACCGGCCCCGCCCGATGCCAGCCTGGCGAAAGCCCCGGAGGGCCGCCTCCCAGAGAAACCCAGAGAGGGGCGGACGGCCACCCCCGAGGGCAGCGAGGAGGGCCTGGCCCCCGACGGGGACGCGGGCAAGAAGACGTACACGTGCGAGCAGTGCGGCAAGGGCTTCAGCTGGCACTCGCACCTGGTGACACACCGGCGCACgcacacgggcgagaagccctACGCCTGCACGGACTGCGGCAAGCGCTTCGGCCGCAGCTCGCACCTCATCCAGCACCAGATCATCCACACGGGCGAAAAGCCCTACACCTGCCCGTCCTGCTGGAAGAGCTTCAGCCACCACTCGACGCTCATCCAGCACCAGCGCATCCACACAGGCGAGAAGCCCTACGTGTGCGACCGCTGCGCCAAGCGCTTCACCCGCCGCTCGGACCTGGTCACCCACCAGGGCACCCACACGGGCGCCAAGCCCCACAAGTGCCCCATCTGCGGCAAGTGCTTCACGCAGAGCTCGGCCCTGGTCACCCACCAGCGCACGCACACCGGGGTCAAGCCCTACCCGTGCCCCGAGTGCGGCAAGTGCTTCAGCCAGCGCTCCAACCTCATCGCGCACAACCGCACgcacacgggcgagaagccctACCACTGCCTCGACTGCGGCAAGAGCTTCAGCCACAGCTCGCACCTCACCGCCCACCAGCGCACCCACCGCGGCGTCCGGCCCTACTCCTGCCCGCTCTGTGGCAAGAGCTTCAGCCGCCGCTCCAACCTGCACCGGCACGAGAAGATCCACACCACGGGGCCCAAGGCCCTGGCCGTGCTGAtgctgggggcggcgggggcccTGGCGGCACCCCCGCCGGCTCCCACTtag
- the LOC122471766 gene encoding caspase-14-like yields MAFLVAGTLQVASQIADARESLGRKGKYSMRGPRVALTLSSPEVSASIVAVLEGVFRTLGFESCQRREASVQGFLGELAAFREQLDALRGPVGCALVALVAPSGQLKQPQQLVRELSRCGALWGRPKVFLLLSSAPGAAPEPGAFLTGLSELCGRFPHWSLLQLLTEVFCRTAEESEATYCPVLQSSLRGALCLGDVEPWGPEPEPSPTARYDLSGTRAALLLSVIHGRPGAQHDVEALGALCQALSFKTTLRTDPTAQAFQEELAQFRECLDAHRAPVSCALVALMAHGGPQGQLLGADGREVRPEALVQELSRCRALCGCPKIFLLQACRGGHRDAGVGPTGLPWFRRWLRASPTTPSHADVLQIYADAQGSSPFPTAGSSDQADILTVYAAAEGCVAYRDETGSDFIQKLVEVFRADPGREVLELLTEVNRRVCQLEVLGPDCPERRKACLEIRSSLRRRLCLQA; encoded by the exons ATGGCTTTCCTGGTGGCTGGGACCCTGCAGGTGGCCTCACAGATCGCAGATGCTCGAGAGAGCCTGGGAAGAAAG GGGAAGTACAGCATGCGGGGCCCAAGGGTGGCCCTGACCCTCAGCAGCCCTGAGGTGTCAGCCTCTATAGTCGCTGTCCTGGAGGGCGTGTTCCGGACCCTGGGCTTTGAGAGCTGCCAGAGGAGGGAGGCCTCTGTCCAG GGCTTCCTTGGGGAGCTGGCCGCTTTCCGGGAGCAGCTGGATGCCCTCAGGGGCCCTGTGGGCTGTGCCTTAGTGGCCTTGGTGGCCCCCAGTGGGCAGCTGAAGCAGCCCCAGCAGCTGGTCCGGGAGCTGAGCCGCTGTGGGGCCCTCTGGGGCCGCCCCAAAGTTTTCCTTCTGCTCTCAAGTGCTCCTGGGG CTGCCCCCGAGCCCGGAGCCTTCCTCACTGGCTTGAGCGAGCTGTGTGGCCGCTTTCCTCACTGGTCTCTGCTGCAGCTGCTGACAGAG gtctTCTGCAGGACAGCTGAAGAGTCCGAGGCCACCTACTGTCCAGTCCTTCAGAGCTCCTTGCGAGGTGCACTGTGCCTGGGTGATGTGGAGCCCTGGGGGCCCGAG CCAGAACCCAGCCCCACTGCTCGGTATGACCTGTCCGGGACCAGGGCTGCCCTCCTCCTGTCCGTGATCCACGGCCGGCCCGGGGCCCAGCACGATGTGGAGGCGCTGGGggccctgtgccaggccctgagcttcAAGACCACGCTAAGGACAGACCCCACGGCCCAG GCTTTCCAGGAGGAGCTGGCCCAGTTCCGGGAGTGCCTAGACGCCCACAGGGCCCCAGTGAGCTGTGCCCTTGTGGCCCTGATGGCCCACGGGGGGCCACAGGGACAGCTGCTGGGGGCCGACGGGCGGGAGGTACGGCCAGAGGCCCTGGTGCAGGAGCTGAGCCGCTGCAGGGCCCTGTGCGGCTGCCCCAAGATCTTTCTGCTTCAGGCTTGCCGTGGGG GGCATAGGGACGCCGGTGTGGGGCCCACAGGTCTCCCTTGGTTCCGGCGCTGGCTGCGGGCATCACCCACCACCCCCTCGCATGCCGATGTCCTCCAGATCTATGCTGATGCCCAAG GcagctctcccttccccactgcagGGAGCTCTGACCAAGCAGACATCCTGACGGTCTATGCAGCTGCCGAGG GCTGTGTAGCCTATCGGGATGAGACAGGCTCAGACTTTATCCAGAAGCTGGTGGAGGTCTTCAGAGCTGACCCTGGGAGAGAAGTTCTGGAGCTGCTGACTGAG GTCAACCGGCGGGTGTGTCAGCTGGAGGTGCTGGGTCCCGACTGCCCGGAGCGCCGCAAGGCCTGCCTGGAGATCCGCAGCTCGCTGAGGCGCCGGCTCTGCCTGCAGGCCTGA